The following DNA comes from Hordeum vulgare subsp. vulgare chromosome 3H, MorexV3_pseudomolecules_assembly, whole genome shotgun sequence.
tggtgaagtgatgggaatggccacggtggccattgcatcctctttTCCAAGCAAGCTGTCCCTATTCAATGCCCACAACGAGAAgcacattgccaagtgccttatggacaaggcatccaacaaggtaacctccaacataaaaactaccatttccactacccgTTCTCCTATGGTTAGTGGATATGAAAAGGAGGAGGTAAATGTTGAGGAAAGTTCCTgtgataaattcatgagaaagatCAAGGGTAACAACAAGAAGTATTTTGTAAATatcttggaacaactaggtgaggctaGTGACCTCACtgaacctcatgaagatactatctCCACATTACAAGGGCATAGTTGTGACTATGCGGATGAGATAGCACATCTTCCCATTGCTCTTAAGGAAGAGTGAGGTCTTCGTTTTACTCttgaggattcacacaatgatgaCCTTGCAAAACTTCAAAAAGATCTTGATCGTGCTTGTGCTCTTTCTCGTGTGCTCAAATccaaaaaggttgcacttggtgTTGATCATGATAGACTCAATGAGTTTGCTCACAAAGCCTTAAAGAGTGTGCATTCTTCCCTAAAAGTGTCTCATGCTCAACTACAAGTAAAACTTACTAATGAATTAGCCACGTGTTCTCCTTTCATGCTAATTGATAATGTcaatgctactaacccttgtttgtGAGCACATGCATTTTGTGGAGGAGAATTCCAAGTTGAAGGAgcaacttgagaaaggccttatgacatgcatccaaggcaaaACGAATGTAttgaccttttgagcaatcaaaagggagtGGTCGCAAAGGAATGAGTTGGATTTACACCCAAGtcaaaaaagaacaagaagaccAAGACCAAGCAAATTCCCccgctcaaggaaacctttgttaaagctGGAGAGGGTACTCTTGAGAAGAAGGACAAAGCTAggggtggtaatgccaagaagggcaaaaccctccCTTCCAACCATGGAAATAtttttgctaaatttgttggtcctTCTTATGAGCACATTGAACCGTTTCTAGCAAAGTTCTTCACTAACAACATTGAAAAACTACTATAAAATCATAATTTAATTTCAGCTAACAAAAATGTGTTTAAAGTTTATGCAATATTGAGTTTGTTCTAAAGACCTTAGCGTCGTGAGTTCAAATATGTAAAGAGTTTTAAAATAAACATTTTAAAGATATGAACCACCTAAactataaaaagaaaagaaaaaaaaactactcTACTATTGAGGAAAGAGAAAAGATGCTCTAAGCATGCATGTGACATTGAGCAGAAAAAGAcaggaaaaatgagcatgcacatGCAAAATAACAACTGAGATACAGTACTTGTCAAACAACGCCTTATTCCGAGTTTCCGACTAGCGAGCTTGAGATCTCGATCGCCATGGAGCTTCCATTGACCACGGCCCTCCTCCTGCTCCTACCTCTACTCTGCTTCCTCTGGCTACGTCGGGACACCCGGAGGCAGACTCGCTTCGACGGCCTCAAGGCCTAccccatcatcggcacgctccccCACTTCGTCAAGAACCAGCACCGCCTCATCGAGTGGTCGGCCGGCGTCCTCGCGCGCTGCCCCACCTACACAATGACCTTTAACTTCAGGGGCCTCGGCCTCGGGGCCGGCGTCATGACGGCCAACCCGGACAACGTTGAATACGTCGCCAAGACCAACTTCCAGAACTACCCGAAGGGCGAGTTCGTGGTGTCCGTCATCGAGGACTTGCTCGGCCACGGCATCTTCAACTCCGACGGCGACCAGTGGCTTTGGCAGCGCAAAGCCGCCAGCTACGAGTTCAACACGCGGTCGCTGAGAAACTTCGTCGTCAGCACCGTCAGCTCCGAGGTCGTCGaccggctgctgccgctgctctacCGGGCAGAACGGGACGGCCGGACGCTGGACGTGCAGGATGTGCTCGAGCGCTTCGCGTTCGACACCATCTGCTGCGTCGTCTTCGACGAGGACCCGGCGTGCCTCACCGTGGAAGAGGGCCCGGGGCTGGACGAGCGTACGGAGTTCATGCGCGCCTTGACCGACGCGCAGAACATCGTCATGGCCCGGTTCATGTCGCCGGTCAAGTGGGCGTGGCGAGTCCTGAAGCTGCTCAACGTGGAGCCGGAGAGGCGGATGCGCCACGCCCTCGCCACGATCCACGGATACATCGACAGGGCCGTCCGCGAGCGCGGCGAGAGGGGGGCGGCCGGGCTGGCCCGCAAGGACGACTTCCTGTCCCGCTTCGCCTCGAGCGGCGAGCACAGCGACGAGAGCCTCCGCGACGTGGTCACCAACTTCATCGTCGCCGGGCGGGACACAACGTCTTCGGCGCTCAGCTGGTTCTTCTGGGTGCTGTCCGGCCGGCCTGACGTGGAGGACAAGATCGTGCGTGAGGTCCGTGCAGTGCGCGCGTCGAGCGGGAAAGGGGATGCGGTGGCGTTCGGCTACGAGGAGCTGCGTTCGATGCAGTACCTGCACGCGGCGATCACGGAGTCGATGCGGCTGTACCCGCCCGTGGCCATGGACACGCACTGCTGCCAGCACGAAGATGTCCTGCCCGACGGCACGTTTGTCGGCAAAGGGTGGCAGGTCACCTACAGCGCGTACGCCATGGCGCGGCTGGAGGAGCTGTGGGGCGCGGACTGCAGGGAGTTCAAGCCGGAGCGGTGGCTCGACGAGGAGGGGGTGTTCCGGCCGGAGAGCACGACCAAGTACCCGGTGTTCCACGCGGGGCCGAGGATGTGCCTCGGGAAGGAGATGGCCTACATACAGATGAAATCCATCGTGGCCGGCGTTCTGGAGAGGTTTAGCCTccggcacgtcggcggcgaggggCACCCCCGGCTCGTCATGTCGCTGACGCTGCGCATGGGAGGTGGCTTGCAGATGCAAGTGAAGAGCAGAGGGAGCTAGCTAGGCCAGGGCGCCAGGCTGCTCGCAGGAGTCCATTTCGTCACTAGTCATAATGGTTCTTTACTCCATTATTTGTGTAGCATATTGTCGCTTGCTTCGGCAAAATAAATCTTCAGTTATTGCACAAGTTCGTGATGTATGTTGTATTGCAAGAGCATTTCTACCAAACTCCTTAAAATCGCATACCGTAAAACTGGAATGTGAATAAAAAAACCATTTTAAGAATTTATTTTAGTTACGACCGAACATATATCATAAAACAAACCGTAAAACTGAGATGGAGAGCTTCTTCCTCCACtcagtggcggagccaggaaAGAAATGGAGGGTGTgcacatttcaaaaaaaaaaaactcaaccagattttttagctaaatgagtaCATATTAAAATAAAATTCTTAAAATTCTGGGTGGGCCGCGGCCCACCGTGACTACACGCTAGCTCCGCCACTGCCTCCAGTCGCGTGCCGCGGCATCTTTTTCCAGCCGGCCGCACACAACCCTGATCGGCCACACTCCGTCGTCCGTCGACCGTGCCTCgttggcaggagtcggtctatggacgtgatgcctagatACACATAATCATTGCCGTAAAAATTGCATAATTATCCCcttttctgtcaattgtccaACCCATCATATCTTTCATGAAAAATGCCATTAGAGAACACTATgatcccgggtctattcacttatatattcacaaaagttatctttaccttgatgtttttatttatcttttattttattttgcaatttacaattctctacaattatctacacacctcatttgcttgcaaaaacGAGATTAaggagattgacaaccctcttgcccgcgctaGGTgctagttgtttgctcttttgtgtgcagccgctgaagacggttgatgattgatattcttattggttcaataaatcttggtttcttaactaagggaaatacttacccgtaatGTGTTgtaattacccgttcctcttcccgggaaacccaacacatatcacaagtatcataGTACCGTGCAAGGTAGCGATACTACCTTTTatccgcggtagtaccgctctaggcagCAGTAGTGCCCTTGCCTAGTGTCGCGCGTTGTACCGCTGGCTTTGGTGTCTCTATATTTTTCATGTCGGACTGAGCGGTTTATGACCGGTAGTATGGCACGACAGTACCactcccgagcggtagtaccgtctgTTACTACTACGCCACTACCACCCTTCCTTCTGGGCCTGGAACCCTCATCGTACTAAGAGTGGTAGTTGGAATTAGTACTACCCCTTATCCGTGGTAGTAACGCTCTCgaaagcagtagtaccgcttaggTGGAACTGCCTTCGTCCCTCCTTCCTCACTATGTTCATGGGCTACTACGATAGTACCACTTGGAGAgttgtagtaccgctctggcggcACTACCGCCTCTTCGCCTCATGTCATTGCACTGTGTGGATGGCTCTGCCATCCAAGCGGAAGTACCACTTGTGTGCAGGCTGAGGGGGCAATGGTTGGATTTTCCCTTCCTGTAAAAGgagttcttcttccccattgaacatagggaggaaacttgattctattgcaatacttacaagcatatgttccacccctgtaataattttcagtagcatgctGAAGGAtttaacaatataactatcacataaagcattattttcatgatgcacaagcatagaattttcattactctccacataaaCACTTTTCTTCTCATTcaaagtagtgggagcaaactcaacaaaataacaatcatgagatacttgattgatataatcaatatgaaaactaaaatcacgatgagaagtttcatggttatcattattctttatatcatacatgtcatcacaataatcatcatagataacaactttgttgtcataaccaattgaaacctcttccaaaatagtggacttgtcactaaataaagtcatgtccTCTCCAAATCTACTTTgatcattatgaaaagattcaacacccttcAAAATACTGGGATCACTACttcctagagttgacactcttccaaacgcaCTTTCACCAATATAATCACCATAAATAGGGGGGCATGCTTACATCATAATAAATTAGCtcgtcaaaacttgggggactacaaatatcatcttcatcaaatatagcatccccaagcttgtggctttccatatcattagcatcatggatatttagagaattcatactaacaatattactatcatgctcatcatccaaggaattcacattaagcatttttgtAAATTCTTCCTTTAACAATTCACCACAATTTTCTGAActgtcattttcacgaaagacattataaagacgaaccaattgaggcaacctaaattccaatttttttgtagttttctttaataaaaccaaactagtgataaacaagaaactaaaagatttagttgcaagatctaaagatataccttcaagcactcacctcccctgcaacggcgccataaaagagcctgatgtctactacacaactttattcttgtagactttattgggcctccaagtgcagagttttgtaggacaacaacaacaaatttccctcaagtggatgacctaaggtttatcaatccgtgggaggtgtaggatgatgatggtctctctcaaacaaccctacaatcacATACAAGAAAttttcttgtgtccccaacacacccaatacaatggaaaattgtataggtgcactagttcggtgaagagatggtgatacaagtgtagtatggatgatagatataggttttttttaatctgaaaatacaaaaacagcaaggtagcaagtgtaaaatagCGAGCAAAACATTTTATAAATGCTTGTAAATAAGGCCTATggttcataatttcactagtgcaatccctCAAcattgctaacatagtagaatcatatgatcatccctcaacgtgcaacagagaatcactccaaagttccgacgtagcggagaacataagatgaaattggcgtaggtagtagaaccacctcaaagttattctttccaatcaatcttttGAGATATTCCTATAAATGTCACAaacaccctagagttcgtactacaataacacccatgatacatatcaatcaaccctaatgtcatctagatactccaatgtcacctcaagtatccatgggtaaattatgcggcatgcatcaaacaatttcagaaccATCATATTCACTCcagcacaaagaacttcaaagagtaccccaagatttctatcggagaacatagtatgaaaacatgcaatacaCCCCTATTCGTAGATCTCCAAGGTCAccgaaatccgcaagttgatgccataacatatgtcAAGTGATCAATAGAATACCtgttgtcaccatgggtatccacatgcaagacatatatcaagtgttctcaaatccaatattcaatccaacataacgagatctcaaagggaaagattcaattcatcacaacaagatagtaaggggagaacaccatatgatccaactatttaacaa
Coding sequences within:
- the LOC123440389 gene encoding cytochrome P450 94B3-like, with product MELPLTTALLLLLPLLCFLWLRRDTRRQTRFDGLKAYPIIGTLPHFVKNQHRLIEWSAGVLARCPTYTMTFNFRGLGLGAGVMTANPDNVEYVAKTNFQNYPKGEFVVSVIEDLLGHGIFNSDGDQWLWQRKAASYEFNTRSLRNFVVSTVSSEVVDRLLPLLYRAERDGRTLDVQDVLERFAFDTICCVVFDEDPACLTVEEGPGLDERTEFMRALTDAQNIVMARFMSPVKWAWRVLKLLNVEPERRMRHALATIHGYIDRAVRERGERGAAGLARKDDFLSRFASSGEHSDESLRDVVTNFIVAGRDTTSSALSWFFWVLSGRPDVEDKIVREVRAVRASSGKGDAVAFGYEELRSMQYLHAAITESMRLYPPVAMDTHCCQHEDVLPDGTFVGKGWQVTYSAYAMARLEELWGADCREFKPERWLDEEGVFRPESTTKYPVFHAGPRMCLGKEMAYIQMKSIVAGVLERFSLRHVGGEGHPRLVMSLTLRMGGGLQMQVKSRGS